TTACTGTTATATTTCCATTTAATTTCCAAAACATAATTGTAACATAGTACtttcaaaaagtttttaaacTCTATACGttgattttacattttcattataataattattttacgtTTTTAAGAAGAACAATGAAAAATATGAAGGATAATCTCGACTAGAGAAGATCATATATAAGTAATTCTTGACTCTCAAAATCGAATAATACAAGTGACATTTGGAAAACAAACATATTGTATATTTTGGTTATCTGTCCGgaacaaaacaaactttttaattattatattaaatatgtggaaatattttatagtttttgacTAAATATGATGAATAGTATCACTGATATTTCATCGTTTTTTCTTCACTAATACACTAATAATAAAGTTTTGTTATctagatattaaattttaaaataacctCCTTAAATGTATAGCAAATTACTAGAAAGGGGGAAATTGAAGAAGCAaagatttattgttttttttcgaCAACAAAGATTTATTGTTTATGATATATAAGTTGTAAACATTTTCAAACAAAGTACTATTACCAAGAAGCAGGAAAATTCCATAACCAAAGACCTCAAGGAGCTTATATAAATCGTCTTGTTCAGtcatttctaatatatttaccataagataaaataaaacccAATGAAGCCATCAATTTGCTCTTCCATATATCTCCTCTTCGTCCTCTTACCAACGGTGATCTCTCACAACTACTCCGATGCTCTCAAAAAGTCAATCCTCTTCTTTGAAGGTCAACGCTCTGGCTATCTTCCTAGAGAACAGAGGATGACGTGGCGCCGTGACTCTGCGCTCAACGACGGCAAGAACCTCAATGCTGACCTAGTTGGCGGTTACTACGACGCCGGCGACAACGTGAAGTTCCATTTTCCGATGGCGTTTTCGGCTACGATGCTAGCATGGAGCGCTGTCGACTTCGGTAGTTACATGTCTCCGGCAGATCTCCGGGAAAATCTTGTCGCTCTCCGGTGGGGAACCGATTATCTCCTTAAGACTGTTTCGCAACTTCGTGATCGGATTTTCGTTCATGTATGTGACGgtaacatattgtcacttatttAACCCAAAACAATCATAGAGCATATCCtctgtaaattaataatctctataaattaataaattttatctgtttcaattaagattggttcaaaatttgacacaaatcgataaaataataagataataattttttagaaaattatatgtatacatataatctttatatgtatacatattttatataaataagaaccgattgttatttttttgttttatattcacaaaaaaattatctttatattttcttaacagttaattttttttatgagatttagtaatgttatatctaaaaccacatttaagtttTATGCAATATATGtcatatacaccaaataatacaatataaaaattaattttttaaaaaataacaattaatgtatatgcactaaaatcaaatataatttttatcttagaataaatatatactaaaataagaaatttaaataaagaaacttttgtaaattaatatctatataaattaataaaatttcaaaatcccaacattattaatttatagattttacgTATCTGATATAGTTCCATGCATGAACTTCTAACTAAAAGACCAATAAGTAACGTACGGTTGGATTTGTCAatgtttcttatataaattattttaggttTCATCTGATTTTAGATGTTAGATTCTTAATGCATTTTATATGTTTGTACCAATTATTACTtcgtttatttgttttattttgtcacaaataaatacaaaataaactaaCTGTCATGTATTGATAAATTGATTATGTTTGTAACAATATTCTAGGTGGGTGAAGTAGAAAAGGATCACCAGTGCTGGCAGAGACCGGAGGATATGAGCACACCACGAACAGCTTATGCTGTGGAGACGCAGTACCCGGCCTCTGATTTAGCTGGAGAAATCACAGCTGCGTTTGCGGCCGCTTCAATCGCATTCAAACGATATGATCCTAGTTATGCTCAACGTTTGCTAAAAAATgctttaaaaactttcaagtaCGCGGACTCACATCGAGGCTCTTATACCAATAATACATGGGTTAAACTTGCTGTTTGCCCGTTTTATTGTAGCATCAACGGATATGGGGTATATATTGCATTCTCCCGAATATCTTTACTTAAAATTAAATCGATATAGATTGttactaattatatttatatcaccttgttaatttgttttatataggACGAATTATTATGGGGAGCTGCATGGCTGAGAAGGGCTACCGGTAAAGCTTCTTACAGTAAATACTTAGTGGACAATCGTCATTCTTTAGGTGCAGATTTCAATTACTACGAGTTTGGATGGGATAACAAAGTTGGGGGTGTCAATGTTCTCGTTGCCAAGGTTATATCCAATTCATGAGTGCACAAAATCATACACAATAGATATGCTATATATAAGCAATTTGAATAAACTTGTTTTTGATATAGGAAGCATTCGAGAAGAATGTGCCAGAGATTGCACCGTATAGAGATACAGCCGAGCAAATGATGTGTGCCTATTTTCCAGAAACCGCCGGTCCACACATGACTTACACACCTGGCGGTCTTCTTTACAAACCCGGAAGCAACATCCTCCAAAACACCGTGGCATTGTCTTTTCTCCTCCTAACCTACGCCGGTTACCTCTCTAAATCGTCTCAACAACTCCATTGTGGTAGTGTCAAGATCCATCCAGAGTCTCTCCGTCACTTGGCCAAACGACAGGTCGTTAGttgattaatatacatattGCATTACAAAAATAGTTAGGTTTGCGAAAGTTTACGATCGAGTTTTAATTTCGAAGCCTATTAGACAATATTTATATTACGATAGTAGTGAATCTAGTGATTATATATAGACTTTTTTGGTCTAGGTGGATTACATTTTGGGAGATAATCCAATGAAAATGTCTTACATGATCGGGTACGGTAACCATTATCCGCGAAAGATCCACCACCGTGGCGCATCCTCGCCGTCTATCGCAACCCATCCCAAAACCATCAAATGTTTAGAAGGGTGGAATATATTTGCATCACCCAAACCGGACCCCAACATTTTAGTAGGTGCGGTGGTCGGGGGGCCTAATGTAGATGATAAATTCGTTGGAGGACGGAACAATGCTAGTGAGACGGAACCGACGACTTACATCAACGCACCTTTTGTTGGTCTTTTGGCTTATTTTAatgccaacaaaaaaaattagtatgaTTGGTGGTCTGTCTAAagatttttcaaacaaaaacatattgTTTATGATTAGGGTTTGAACGCGCATGTACTTATTACTGATATCATACAATGAAATACAAAAAAGGATTAAGGGATATTTAGTCGTGTTTTGCTTATACATCGTGAGCTTGAAATAGGAGGCTTTTCAGTAAATATGATCAGCAAGATTTGGGGTATACATCGAGCTCCACATCATGACAATATGGGCATAGACTAGTAAGTACTAAGTAGTACaattcaagaaaacaaaaagtatacataatttttgtttaaaataagtTATACATTAAGTATTACctgatatatataaattatggtCGACGGTGCTATGGTACATATTAATTCTAGaggttttatagatttttttgtacATGCTGACATCATAAACCTGATCATaaatgcattttttttcttcacaatCGTGTCATGAacgaatatttatttttttaggtacttttttttttttttggaactcatATTTTATAACATTCAAATTAAAGTCTGGTAGTTGGGAGTTGAATAACCCCATCAACCACATCGGTTTCAGCTGCCAACAAAGCAGACTTAGCTAAACTATCCGCTTGACCATTTTTCTCTCGAGAGAtccaagaaaaagaaacaaaatcaaacacagAAGCAAAGGAGAGAAAGTCTGCGACAGAAAAAAACAAGCAAACATGTAACGACGGGTATGGCATAAAAGAAGCAGCGACTCCGTGGCATTTTCTCGAATTGTGAGTAATACAAGATTGCGGTCCACGTGGCTGAGTGTAATTGGCAAGGTTACATGAACCTCAGATAACTGATCTAGTGAGAAATATAAATCCAAAAGAGGGAGAGTGAGGTTACTCCTCCTCCTCAGAGATAAGGTGGTGTGTGTCATCATAAGCTCATTCACTGTGCGTCTCTCAAACAAACCAAAGGCAGAGAGAAGAGTGAAGAGATAACATTTAACAAAAAGATGGCATCAACCTCACTCCTCAAGGCTTCTCCAGTGTTGGACAAATCTGAGTGGGTCAAGGGCCAACGCGTTCTCTTCCGTCAGCCTTCTTCCGCCGCCGTCGTCCTACGCAACCGCGCCACCTCCCTTACCGTCCGCGCCGCTTCTTCCTACGCCGATGAGCTCGTTAAGACAGCGGTTAGTACTCCCACACACATATTCTCTTCTTTGCCACGTGTCTTATCTGCATGTTTCATAAAGGTTCCTTTGTTCTTTTGACCTTTTGAATTGGAAAGTCTAATTAACTA
This genomic interval from Brassica napus cultivar Da-Ae chromosome A6, Da-Ae, whole genome shotgun sequence contains the following:
- the LOC106352471 gene encoding endoglucanase 22, which translates into the protein MKPSICSSIYLLFVLLPTVISHNYSDALKKSILFFEGQRSGYLPREQRMTWRRDSALNDGKNLNADLVGGYYDAGDNVKFHFPMAFSATMLAWSAVDFGSYMSPADLRENLVALRWGTDYLLKTVSQLRDRIFVHVGEVEKDHQCWQRPEDMSTPRTAYAVETQYPASDLAGEITAAFAAASIAFKRYDPSYAQRLLKNALKTFKYADSHRGSYTNNTWVKLAVCPFYCSINGYGDELLWGAAWLRRATGKASYSKYLVDNRHSLGADFNYYEFGWDNKVGGVNVLVAKEAFEKNVPEIAPYRDTAEQMMCAYFPETAGPHMTYTPGGLLYKPGSNILQNTVALSFLLLTYAGYLSKSSQQLHCGSVKIHPESLRHLAKRQVDYILGDNPMKMSYMIGYGNHYPRKIHHRGASSPSIATHPKTIKCLEGWNIFASPKPDPNILVGAVVGGPNVDDKFVGGRNNASETEPTTYINAPFVGLLAYFNANKKN